One genomic region from Haloterrigena gelatinilytica encodes:
- a CDS encoding GNAT family N-acetyltransferase — protein MGVIERPTFSSDASRRIYEYVERNGTVARHKVMDVVSLPSAEFESHLESLKADGYLEEDGGTLQIAVEFGAVAEHETDDRTFVVRPGRQSDFDGLIETIRDVTAEETYVVAEAIAEELLYEDAVTRHNTVKSRMFFVATIDGDVVGWTHLDLPQVDQLRGTAQQTVGVREAHQGHGIGSKLLQRGLEWAEANGYRKVYNSVPITNDRALEFLTEHGWDTEAIRRDHYEIDGEPVDEVMMAREL, from the coding sequence ATGGGCGTGATAGAGCGGCCGACGTTTTCGTCCGACGCCAGCAGACGGATCTACGAGTACGTCGAACGCAACGGCACCGTCGCGCGACACAAGGTGATGGACGTGGTGTCGCTGCCGTCCGCGGAGTTCGAGTCCCACCTAGAGTCGCTGAAGGCCGACGGCTATCTCGAGGAGGACGGCGGCACGCTGCAGATCGCCGTCGAGTTCGGCGCGGTCGCCGAACACGAGACCGACGACCGTACGTTCGTCGTCCGGCCGGGACGTCAGTCCGACTTCGACGGGCTCATCGAGACGATCAGGGACGTCACGGCCGAGGAGACCTACGTCGTCGCCGAGGCCATCGCCGAGGAACTCCTCTACGAGGACGCCGTCACCAGGCACAACACCGTCAAATCCCGGATGTTCTTCGTCGCGACGATCGACGGCGACGTCGTCGGCTGGACCCACCTCGACCTCCCGCAGGTCGACCAGCTTCGGGGGACCGCCCAGCAGACCGTCGGCGTCCGCGAGGCCCACCAGGGACACGGGATCGGAAGCAAACTCCTCCAGCGGGGCCTCGAGTGGGCCGAGGCCAACGGCTACCGGAAGGTGTACAACAGCGTTCCCATCACCAACGACCGCGCCCTCGAGTTCCTCACCGAACACGGCTGGGACACCGAGGCGATCCGCCGGGACCACTACGAGATCGACGGCGAACCCGTCGACGAGGTGATGATGGCCCGCGAACTATAG
- a CDS encoding prephenate dehydrogenase/arogenate dehydrogenase family protein has translation MDVLIVGAGAMGTWLGRAVDASVTFADVDADAAAAAADAVGDDADTAALEGTDSYDVVCIAVPMTHAVEAVADHADRAEGAIVDVSGVMGPPLEAMATHAPDLERASLHPLFAPERAPGSIAVVRDAAGPTIETLLDALAARGNDLVETTATEHDDAMETVQAATHAAVLSFALAAEPVPDGFETPIYEGLGTLAEQMTEGTPRVYADIQEAFDGADAIADAAATVADADREELESLYREAADRWQPNATADSDDPNGRTESEMNGQQNSETNGGSIQ, from the coding sequence ATGGACGTACTGATCGTCGGCGCGGGGGCGATGGGGACGTGGCTCGGCCGCGCCGTAGACGCGTCGGTGACGTTCGCCGACGTCGACGCCGACGCCGCGGCCGCCGCCGCCGACGCGGTCGGGGACGACGCCGACACCGCGGCGCTCGAGGGGACCGACAGCTACGACGTGGTCTGTATCGCCGTCCCGATGACCCACGCCGTCGAGGCCGTCGCCGACCACGCCGACCGGGCCGAGGGTGCGATCGTCGACGTCTCCGGCGTGATGGGGCCGCCCCTCGAGGCGATGGCGACGCACGCGCCCGATCTCGAGCGGGCGAGCCTCCACCCGCTGTTCGCGCCCGAGCGAGCGCCCGGTTCGATCGCCGTCGTCCGCGACGCCGCCGGACCGACGATCGAAACGCTCCTCGACGCGCTCGCGGCGCGGGGCAACGACCTCGTCGAGACGACGGCGACGGAACACGACGACGCGATGGAGACGGTCCAGGCGGCGACCCACGCCGCCGTCCTGTCGTTCGCGCTGGCCGCGGAACCGGTCCCCGACGGCTTCGAGACGCCGATCTACGAGGGGCTGGGGACCCTGGCCGAGCAGATGACCGAGGGAACCCCTCGCGTCTACGCCGACATTCAGGAGGCCTTCGACGGCGCCGACGCGATCGCCGACGCCGCCGCGACGGTCGCCGACGCCGACCGCGAGGAACTCGAGTCCCTCTACCGGGAGGCGGCCGACCGGTGGCAGCCGAACGCGACGGCCGATTCCGACGACCCGAACGGCCGGACGGAGAGCGAAATGAACGGACAACAGAACAGCGAGACGAACGGAGGATCCATCCAATGA
- a CDS encoding small ribosomal subunit Rsm22 family protein, whose product MSDQRESVRSNAKYLQNVRPIDPDEICEYVEGNPHPAVVRQHLRELAPELELVERDDGTFVPVGDDPVAPNRGPVERFPAAYEQRLEDLLVERYGVDWHEDATGELLRSTIRRFKRRYLERRPVEYDDDVAAGYAIYHLPGYYAAVQYALDDLAERGLLGRSLRVLDIGAGVGGPALGLCDYLPDDALLDYHAVEPSAAADVLEELLEETGPNVHPTIHRTTVEAFDPAEVGSDGGAAFDPTAPDDGFDLVLACNVLSELEEPAAVLRSALETLAPDGTLLAMAPADKNTSVRLRELERELEDERLWTPAEMGFDETDSDGEVEGAEAAGADDAAARRGRVTVYGPTVRLWPGERPTDRGWTFDVRPDLAVPSFQRKLDEATPADDAEHAPGEFVNVDVQFSTSLLRLDGKRRIALALETSDWAKMAEMDRHVPNRIDLAAAKLSRSLSDADRDGGDHGGRSNPLFKISDGSESIDHYAVVTSESSLNRPLLEADYGEVCSFERILALWNDDEEAYNLVVDEETIVDRIG is encoded by the coding sequence ATGAGCGACCAGCGCGAGTCAGTCCGGTCGAACGCGAAGTACCTGCAGAACGTCCGCCCGATCGACCCCGACGAGATCTGCGAGTACGTCGAGGGGAACCCGCACCCGGCGGTCGTTCGCCAACACCTCCGCGAACTGGCGCCGGAACTCGAGTTGGTCGAGCGCGACGACGGCACCTTCGTCCCCGTCGGGGACGATCCCGTGGCGCCGAACCGCGGCCCCGTCGAGCGCTTCCCCGCGGCGTACGAACAGCGCCTCGAGGACCTGCTCGTCGAGCGCTACGGCGTCGACTGGCACGAGGACGCCACGGGCGAACTCCTGCGGTCGACGATCCGGCGGTTCAAGCGCCGCTACCTCGAGCGCCGGCCGGTCGAGTACGACGACGACGTCGCCGCCGGCTACGCGATCTACCACCTGCCGGGCTACTACGCGGCCGTCCAGTACGCGCTCGACGACCTCGCCGAGCGCGGCCTGCTGGGGCGGTCGCTCCGCGTCCTCGACATCGGCGCCGGCGTCGGCGGCCCCGCGCTGGGGCTCTGTGACTACCTCCCCGACGACGCCCTGCTCGACTACCACGCCGTCGAACCGAGCGCGGCCGCCGACGTGCTCGAGGAACTGCTCGAGGAGACCGGGCCGAACGTCCACCCGACGATCCACCGGACGACCGTCGAGGCGTTCGATCCCGCGGAGGTCGGTTCGGACGGCGGCGCCGCGTTCGATCCCACCGCTCCCGACGACGGCTTCGACCTCGTCCTCGCCTGCAACGTCCTGAGCGAACTCGAGGAGCCGGCGGCCGTCCTGCGGTCGGCCCTCGAGACGCTCGCGCCCGACGGGACGCTGCTGGCGATGGCGCCGGCGGACAAGAACACCAGCGTCCGACTGCGCGAACTCGAGCGGGAACTCGAGGACGAGCGGCTGTGGACGCCCGCGGAGATGGGCTTCGACGAGACCGATTCCGACGGGGAAGTTGAAGGGGCCGAGGCGGCCGGAGCGGATGACGCCGCTGCCCGCCGCGGCCGGGTGACGGTCTACGGCCCCACCGTCCGCCTCTGGCCGGGCGAGCGCCCGACGGACCGGGGCTGGACGTTCGACGTCAGGCCCGACCTCGCCGTTCCCTCCTTCCAGCGGAAACTCGACGAGGCGACGCCGGCCGACGACGCCGAGCACGCCCCCGGCGAGTTCGTCAACGTCGACGTCCAGTTCTCGACCTCGCTGTTGCGCCTCGACGGAAAGCGGCGGATCGCCCTCGCGCTCGAGACCAGCGACTGGGCGAAGATGGCCGAGATGGACCGGCACGTGCCGAACCGGATCGACCTCGCCGCGGCGAAACTCAGCCGCTCGCTGAGCGACGCCGACCGCGACGGCGGCGACCACGGCGGCCGCTCCAACCCGCTGTTCAAGATCAGCGACGGCAGCGAGTCGATCGACCACTACGCCGTCGTCACGTCCGAGAGCTCGCTCAACCGGCCGCTGCTCGAGGCCGACTACGGCGAGGTCTGCTCGTTCGAACGGATCCTCGCGCTCTGGAACGACGACGAGGAGGCGTACAACCTGGTCGTCGACGAGGAGACGATCGTCGACCGCATCGGCTGA